One Glycine max cultivar Williams 82 chromosome 3, Glycine_max_v4.0, whole genome shotgun sequence DNA window includes the following coding sequences:
- the LOC121174552 gene encoding uncharacterized protein, translated as MVYNKSCQLQVELEYKAYWALKFLNFDEAASREQRRLQVLELEEMRLTAYESSKLYKERVKKKLKSKWSRPITIKKVPPYGSVELCDSQSKDPDRTWVVNGQRLKQYHGGAMERLNTVLCFESG; from the exons ATGGTGTACAACAAGTCTTGTCAGTTACAAGTGGAGTTGGAATATAAAGCATACTGGGCCTTGaagtttttgaactttgatgaagCTGCATCCAGAGAACAAAGGAGGCTGCAAGTTTTGGAGTTGGAAGAGATGAGATTAACTGCTTATGAGTCTTCAAAGTTGTACAAAGAAAGGGTTAAAAA AAAGCTTAAATCGAAATGGTCTAGACCAATTACCATCAAGAAAGTCCCACCATATGGATCAGTGGAGCTTTGTGATTCTCAATCTAAAGATCCTGACAGGACATGGGTAGTGAATGGACAAAGGTTGAAGCAATATCATGGTGGAGCTATGGAAAGATTGAACACTGTTCTATGCTTCGAATCAGGATAA